The genomic window CCCACCTGCTCCCACATGACGTCGCGCAGCCGCTGCTGGAGCGCGTAGAGCCCCTCGCCCTCGCCGCGCCCGAGGGGTAGGACGATGCGGGCCGCCGCCGCCTCGACGTCCTGCGTGGACAACCGCGGCAGGGACCGGCCCACGACCCACTCCGCCATCACGTCGCCCGCGATCCCGCCGAAGACGGTCGAGTCGGCCACGCCATTGCCTCCCAGCCGGTTCGCGCCGTGGATGCCGCCCGCATCCTCGCCGGCGGCGAAGAGTCCCTCGATGGCGGTCCGGCACGATGGATCGATGACCACCCCGCCCATCATGAAGTGTGCCGTCGGGCCCACTTCGACCGGCTCGCGGGCCAGATCCCGACCGAAGTCGCGGCAGCGCTTGACCATGCCCCTGAAGTTGGTCTCGACGAGCGTCGCGCCAAGGTGAGACACATCGATCCAGACCCCTCCATGCGGACTGCCGAGGCCCTCCTGCACCTCGGTGAAGCATGCGCGCGCGACGAGGTCGCGCGTGGAGCGCTCCATGCGCCCCGGATCGTAGCGCGACATGAAGCGCTCGCCCTTGCCGTTGAGGAGCCTGCCCCCCGCCCCCCGGAGCCCCTCTTCGAGCAGCGCGCCGGTCATGAGCGAGTTCGGCACGACGAGGCCCGTGGGATGGAACTGCACCATCTCCATGTCCTTGACGGGGGCGCCGGCACGCAGCGCCAGCGCGATGCCGTCTGCGGCCTTGTCCGCCGAGCAGGCGATGACGCGGTACATCGTCGGCCCGCCGCCCATCGCGAGCAGCGTGGCGCGGCTGCGCACCGCGGTGAAGCTCCCGCGGCGGATGTCGAGCACGAGCGCCCCGCCGACGCGGCCGGCGCCGTCGCTGAGCAGCTCGACCGCCCGGTGTTCCTCCAGCGCGCGAATGGAGGGGCGAATCCACACCTGCTCGGTCAGCCGGTTCATGATCTCGATGCCGGTCAGATCTCCCTTGTGAATGGTCCGGTCGTGCGTCTGGCCGGCGAAGGGCTTCTGGTGGATGCGGCCGTCGGGGTGGCGGTCGAAGAAGCAGCCGTAGCGGCTCTCGAGCTCCAGCACGCGCCCGGGCGCCTCGGTGACGAGCGTCCAGACGAGCTCCTGGTCGTTGATCCAGCCGCCGCCCGCGAGGGTATCGAGGAGGTGCGCGTCGAGAGAGTCGGGCGAGGCGAGCACGGCGTTGTAGCCGCCCTGGACCATCCGCGTGCAGCCCGCGCGGCCGAGCAACCCCTTGACGACGACGGTCACCGACAGATGCGGCGAGCGGTCCGCAGCGTGCAGGGCCGCGCAGAGCCCGGCGCCGCCGGCGCCCAGGATCAGAAGATCGGTCTCGAGGATGTCGATGGCGCGCTCCGCGGTGACTATAGCCCCGGGCCGGGTCCGGGCGCAATCCGCCGAGGCGCCCTCAGCGGGCGGGCGCCTCGGGCAGGTCGTGGAGGCGCTGGCGGGCCCCGCCGAGGCTCACGCCGGCTTGACCTCGGCCGAGCCCTCGAAGCGCGATCCGTGGGTGTCGAAGAACGTGACCTTGAGCGTCCCGGGCTCGGTCACCCTGAACGCGAAGCCGAACGACGGGTTCTCGCCGATCGAGGTCGAGGTGTCGAACTCCGCGATGTCGCGGCCGAGGTAGCTGACGACGACGCGGTTGACGAAGCGGTAGTTCCTGTCCACCGACTTCCCGTCCTTGCGCTCGACTCGCTCGTTGGGGTGGATCAGGAGCGCCCGCGCCCGCGCCACCGACCCGCGCGCGACCGAGCCCGGCACCCTGATCTTCACCTGCCCCATGGCGCTCACGCGGCGCACCCCGCGACGACCACGCGGACGCTGCGCTTGACCATGAGGAGCGCGCCGTCCTGCATCTCCGCCACGGCACGCACGTCTCCGGTGTCGGCCAGCCGGAGGTAGGCGGCCACGTACGCCTGGCCGCACGCCGGCGTGAGGCTGAACTTCGCGTTGAGCGGCCGCGGGTTCTTGTCGGACAGGACGTAGATGGCCTTGGCGTAGCTCTGCGGCGTCATCGGCGACTTGACCTCCACCGACATGGCCACGTTGCCGCCGTCCTCCGCGATGAGCGGCAGCTCGAAGGTGATGACCTGGGAGCCATCCTTGATCGGGCGGCCCCCGAACAGCCGCTGCATGGTTTTCTCGACGGGCTCCTCGGGGGCGAGGTTGGCGAGAAAGCCTTGGGCGCGCGCCTTGGCGTGAGGCCAGGCGGCGGCAAGCGCCGCCGCGGCGGCTCCCTTGAACACTTCTCTCCTGGTCACCCCCTGCCGAGCCATGACTCCCCGCTTAACCATGATTCAATGATGCCGCGCTTCACGACCAAGTCAAATGTTCACGGCTCGAGGCGGTAGGTCGAGGCATCGGGCATGAAAGCCCTCGGCAGCCAGAGGGGGCGCCTGAGCCCGCCGGGTCCCGGCGCCGGCCGCGCCATCGCGAGCCACTCGCGGTAGACCTGATGCGCCCGGTTGGTGTCCACGACGACGTCGCCGTAGCGGTCCTCGGGCCCCGGGCGGACGACGCGCACCTTCTGGTGCCAGCAGTGCTGGCCACTGACCGGGTCCGGGTGCACCGGAAACGCCAGGTTCTGGTGGACGCCCGGGTCCTCCCACCAGACGCGCGACGAGTCGGGGTCAGCGCTCTCGAACGGCCTCACGCCGTGGATGTGGCGGAGCCGCCACTGCCCTTCCCCCAGGCGCTGCATGTCCACGAGGGCCGTGGACCAGCGCTCGCCGCCCGCGTCCTCCTGGAGCCGCCAGCGGCCGAGGTGATGCGAGCAGGCGACAACGCCGGGCCGGATCGACTCGGTCACCCAGACCTTGTCCACGAAGTGGCCGATCTCCGTCTCCACCTTCAGGAGATCTCCCGTGACCACGCCGAGCCGCGATGCGTCGCCGGGACTGAGCCATAACGGATTCGTGTGCGAGATCTCGTAGAGCCACTTGGCATTGCCCGAACGCGAGTGGATCAGGGTGGGCAGCCTGAAGGTCGGCAGGAGCAGCATCTCACCGCGGGCCGGGTCGATCTGGGACCAGTGCACGTGGCCCTTCGCGTAGGTCGGCACGGCGTGTTCCGCCCACTTCCAGTCCTTGAGCGTCTTCGAATAGAACTCGAGCTTCCGCGAGGGCGTGGGGAACCCCGCTCGGAGCTGCCCGTCGACTTCGACGCCCACGGCGCTCCCGCCCTTGACCGCCACGCGCGTGACGGGGTCGACCGCGGCCCCTAGGCACTCCGCGGGGGAGAGCGGGGTCTCGTGGGTGCGGTAGACGTGGTCTTCAATGAGGAACGCGCCGTACTTGCGCATGTACTCGAGCGGAGTCAGGCCCTGGCGCGCCGCGGCCTCGGGCAGCCCGGGGACGCTGTGCTCGAAGATCCACCGGTAGAACTCCTCGATCCTGAGCTTCTCGCCCGCGCGGTACGGGGACTCGAAGTACTTCCGGATGCCGAGCGTCCCGTCGGGGTCGATGCGCCACGAGAGCTCGATCAAGAACTCGTCCTCCTCCCACACCTGCCCCAGCCCCACGGCCTCGTGGGCCTGCCAGGTCAGGTCGAACTTCTTGCCCTGCCGCTCGAGGGCCACGCGCAGGACGGGCTGGCGGAAGCCGATCCAGCGCGCGGCGTGGGTCTCCTGGCTCATGAGGTCGTGGCGCTCCGAGGCGTGCCCCATCGGCAGCACGTAGTCGGCGAACCACGCGGTCTCGCTCCAGATGGGCGTGAGACAGGCGTGCCGCTCGACCTTGGCCTCGTCCGTCAGCATCTCGATCCACGACATGCCGTCGGGGTTGGTCCAGACGGGGTTGTAGACGCGCGTGAAGTACATGGCGAGCTTGCCGCGGCCTTCGCGGAGGAAGTGCGGCAGGAGGAAACTCATCTCGAAGAAGGCCAGCGGGTACTCGCGCGGCATCAGGAGCTCGCTCCACACTTTCGCGGGCGGCGGCATCA from Candidatus Methylomirabilota bacterium includes these protein-coding regions:
- a CDS encoding thiosulfate oxidation carrier protein SoxY; amino-acid sequence: MFKGAAAAALAAAWPHAKARAQGFLANLAPEEPVEKTMQRLFGGRPIKDGSQVITFELPLIAEDGGNVAMSVEVKSPMTPQSYAKAIYVLSDKNPRPLNAKFSLTPACGQAYVAAYLRLADTGDVRAVAEMQDGALLMVKRSVRVVVAGCAA
- a CDS encoding thiosulfate oxidation carrier complex protein SoxZ; this translates as MGQVKIRVPGSVARGSVARARALLIHPNERVERKDGKSVDRNYRFVNRVVVSYLGRDIAEFDTSTSIGENPSFGFAFRVTEPGTLKVTFFDTHGSRFEGSAEVKPA
- a CDS encoding FAD-dependent oxidoreductase, with the protein product MVTAERAIDILETDLLILGAGGAGLCAALHAADRSPHLSVTVVVKGLLGRAGCTRMVQGGYNAVLASPDSLDAHLLDTLAGGGWINDQELVWTLVTEAPGRVLELESRYGCFFDRHPDGRIHQKPFAGQTHDRTIHKGDLTGIEIMNRLTEQVWIRPSIRALEEHRAVELLSDGAGRVGGALVLDIRRGSFTAVRSRATLLAMGGGPTMYRVIACSADKAADGIALALRAGAPVKDMEMVQFHPTGLVVPNSLMTGALLEEGLRGAGGRLLNGKGERFMSRYDPGRMERSTRDLVARACFTEVQEGLGSPHGGVWIDVSHLGATLVETNFRGMVKRCRDFGRDLAREPVEVGPTAHFMMGGVVIDPSCRTAIEGLFAAGEDAGGIHGANRLGGNGVADSTVFGGIAGDVMAEWVVGRSLPRLSTQDVEAAAARIVLPLGRGEGEGLYALQQRLRDVMWEQVG
- a CDS encoding molybdopterin-dependent oxidoreductase, with amino-acid sequence MHPHARDLDPPAPGLSPFPPVERWDDWREYDSKAWPKRVERRYALIPTICFNCEAGCGLLAYVDKQTLKIQKFEGNPEHPGSRGRNCAKGPATLNQVQDPERILYPLKRAGKRGEGKWARVSWNEVLDDIAGRIRTALVEGRQEEIMYHLGRPGHELVYLQRVFHAWGIDGHNSHTNVCSASARAGYAFWHGYDRPSPDHSRARFILLLSSHLEAGHYFNPHAQRIIEGKMAGAKVCVVDTRLSNTASMADYWLSPWPGTEAAMLLAFVHVLLRAGTWDREFVRRWVNWEEYLRDERPGAPVAFEEFERALGEIYAAYTPEFAEAETGIPAARIEEVAREIGRSGGALSTHVWRNAAAGNLHGWEVARALELVVVLMGAVAVPGGTAPGAWNKAVPEPPMMPPPAKVWSELLMPREYPLAFFEMSFLLPHFLREGRGKLAMYFTRVYNPVWTNPDGMSWIEMLTDEAKVERHACLTPIWSETAWFADYVLPMGHASERHDLMSQETHAARWIGFRQPVLRVALERQGKKFDLTWQAHEAVGLGQVWEEDEFLIELSWRIDPDGTLGIRKYFESPYRAGEKLRIEEFYRWIFEHSVPGLPEAAARQGLTPLEYMRKYGAFLIEDHVYRTHETPLSPAECLGAAVDPVTRVAVKGGSAVGVEVDGQLRAGFPTPSRKLEFYSKTLKDWKWAEHAVPTYAKGHVHWSQIDPARGEMLLLPTFRLPTLIHSRSGNAKWLYEISHTNPLWLSPGDASRLGVVTGDLLKVETEIGHFVDKVWVTESIRPGVVACSHHLGRWRLQEDAGGERWSTALVDMQRLGEGQWRLRHIHGVRPFESADPDSSRVWWEDPGVHQNLAFPVHPDPVSGQHCWHQKVRVVRPGPEDRYGDVVVDTNRAHQVYREWLAMARPAPGPGGLRRPLWLPRAFMPDASTYRLEP